In Camelina sativa cultivar DH55 chromosome 17, Cs, whole genome shotgun sequence, the genomic stretch GTATTTTTTTCCCTGGCTGGAacttttataaaagaaataattcgAGATGGCGATTTTTATAGTTATTGAATATCTTACagaaatttaattattcaagaaaatttatatacatgtatataatatCAGTTAAATAAATCAATCACCAAACCGAGCTTTTGTTGAAGTCGCATGTTTAAAGCTAAGTCCGACAGGCCGGATCACTTCGAATTCAGAACACTGGTTGGATTTGAAACCAGCTAAAAACGTTGCCGCTTAAGAAGATGGTGTGATTAGACGGTCATTTGACATAATTTTTTACCGGACGTGATTGgaaatgtttattcttttgatcAAACGGTGCCTCGTGCGgtaatattttaacaatatatgtGTGTGTCCTTTgcctcttttatttttgtcggCAATTGCTTCATTTGGCTTAATCAAGAGATTAGTTAGACTCCACCAAAACCAATACTATTTGGCTGAAATCAAAttctgaaaaggaaaaaaaaactttatcatGGTACGTTATTAAACTGAATCATATGTAAGTacagttatttatttttgctgttttaagattattttttttctctttgatgaaatataattaaattcttAAGTGAAATTGTCTATACTTATCCAagaccaataatccaataatctCTATATTGCTGGGGTATTTAAAAGCCGTTCATGAGTAATTCATGCGCAGATAGATTATCACTATAATAAGACTGAATAGCTGAGTTTCCataattgaaactttaaaagtGCTGTGAAAATGCGGTTAAACAAAGTAAATTATATACAGTGAATGTGcagtttaaaattaataattgctCGACAGCAAACCCTATAAAGTCTAAGTTTTAGGTCACgagtaataataattatcaacCAACGGATGGATAGGATCCATTTCGGTCTCCAAGTCCAACCAAACTACTCCATGCGATGGTTCAAAGGtttcagaaatataaatatcatatataagtTTGATCTGATTAAAATTTATTAGATCTTTTATTGAGATACCTCTTATAAATCCGTGAGTTAACTAATTCGTGGTATAATTAAGTAACCCCTGGCCATATCATATCGTAGGCTATAAACTATAggagaaaaaaagtaaaacagacACCTTTTAATTGGCGTGAGAGTGAGACCAAACAAGCAAATCCACTCCGAGGTCTTTGATCACATGGAACCGCGTGATTTAGCGGCGCAATTTAATGTTAATTAGTATGTTTTGCGTCATTTGGtattaattaaactaaagtcGATAAAATTTCCAGTCAAAAGTCATAATAGTAAATTAGTACAAATGGCATATCTGATCCCAAAAAAAACGAGAACTATTGTTAAATTGCTTATATCATCCATTATAATTGGTTAGTAAATAAGACATCTTATTTTTCAAGTtatttctaatgttttttttttttgtaattctaaACGGTTGTGTTACTGGTTCATATATAGCTAGTGGTACTGATTTATAAttgtttgtaaataaaatcGCTCTATAAAATCACATGCATGCATAACTAATTGATGTAACCCCGATTTATGACTATACCGTTTTCTCTAACTAATAAGTACTGATGTAAAGTGGTATGTTTAGACAGTCCAAAGTCACGACTCAACTGAGATTTTGACTTCTCGTAGATGTAACATAGAATCAAATAACAACCGACAATTACATGGTAAAAATAATGAAACGATGATGTAACTTTCCATAATATCAAATAACAaccataaagaaaaattaacataCTGTATTTCGTTATGGGTTTCGACTTATATGGGTTATTTTGGTACTATTGGCTTGCGTACGATAGTAAAGTTGATACGTAATTACGGACTCAAGGCgggagtttttttctttggtggaCTAGATAGTAagtatttttaatgtatttttattagaATTGAAATCATGAACTCCTAACTTCGATGACTGGATCTTCAATGATTAAACTAGTTGCCTaatctctcttttgtcttttctttagaaaattttctttatgtttttgttgtgcTCGATGAGGCCTacctttgttttgtgttttgtcaaGCGTAATTCTCTCAATACACGGATTACGAATATATAAAGTcgatagaattttttttcttcttaaggaTGATGTTATATATAATGCATCGTGATATTCTCTGAATTTTCCAAAGAGGATATGATTGATAAGTTGATACCACTACGGTTTgccccaaaacaaaaaaaaaaattgataacacTACGAAATGGCAAAATGGCGAAATTCTCTCAGTACACTGTGTGAAGggattttcttttattatagtatttaattttcgtaatgaaaaataattgaactttaacaaaaacatatatggtAGGTAGCTTTTCATCGTTCAAAATTTCACCATCCATTAGTTAATGTTATTTTCACATCACATTAGTTAATTTTAGTTTACGATCTGTCCTATTAAGAAATTTACTTCGGAATGACTGTCCTATGAATTAGAATCCTAGGCCATGAGATTCTATTGCATGATCAAATGATGAAAGTTCCCAATGTTTTCGAACCATAGGGATCAACATTTTGGTGGTATTAGACATTGATTTGCAATTACGAAACAGCCTAACTAGCCATTTTTTTAAAGATGCGTGGGAAgtttttttagtgaaaatttatattctctttttgttAGAGATTgtattttaaagatttgatgcatataaataactaatttttaatcataaatatataacttttcaCACAAACACTTTTCTATAATTACTAACCAATAACAATTTGGTAAATTCagctttttcattttttttttttgaagtttacggAAAATGTAACTATAGAACATTATTCTTGgtgtaattaagaaaaaaaaaatctaaatatcaGTTTATAGGGAATAGACTATGGAGGagtataacatattaaaatggtaatgaaaaaaatacaaatgttttgcGTGCTCAGAAATAATTATGGCAAATGATATAGCATATAAGGCAGTGTTTAGTGATTACATAACAAATGATTATTGGAACATGATCTTACTATGATTTGTCAATACACACACATAGGCAAGTAGAGAGTGAGGACTGTGGGGTGCATGACTTGTTTGGGGAAATTTATATAAGAAGAGAAGTCCAAATTATTATGTCTTTTGTCTTTCACCCTCGAGCCTTGTGCTCACCCTTCACTTCCTCTCTCTacctatatctctctctctctctctcttaaaagttaaaactagaAGTCAATCATTATCTTTGATAGCTAGTGTATCTatgtcttttttcttgtttaatacTGATAACAAAAACGATATACTGAGGTACTGTTTCTGGCTAAAGTATCTTACTGATGTACTAAACTATCAAGGATAATGATTGAATTTAAGCTGAACAAAAACTTTAGATGAATACGAAAGTACGTACACATCTCGATTCTCTATCGTCTGTTTGTTTTTTAAGGATGCAAATTATCTTTGAAAATGAGAGGGTTTTTATTCACCCCAAAATCTTGGCCAAAATTAgagtttctactttttttttagttgctAAAAACACTAACAAATATGAGTTTAAATTTGTTACAAGTAATGATAATCGAAATTAGTTATTGTTTCTGTTAGTCTAAACTATAAATCGATTTTCGTTggatacactttttttttttgaccactAGGAAAACTTTCTACCCGTGATAGAtctaaaaatttagttttatgattCAACCAAAAAGTCTTccgaattttattttcttaaaacttactgtatattttaataatgaTTCTAGTCCTGGTAGAGCGATATTGGCTTGAAATGCTAGCTTCCTCTAGTCTCATTGTAATTATGTAATTATACGAAGAAGTTGGAGATGTACATGATAAAATGTCCCTTCCGTAATCCGTATGATGTTAGGCGAAAATAAATGAGTGTACGTTTTGTTAAAACTAACATAAGATTCATGAAGGTTCCACATTCCTCAGTGACCATCAGTTTTTAATCAAAAAGCAAAATGATAATTATGCTCTTTCCGCCTCGAATGGCTTTTTGTCTTGTTGAATATATAAAGGAATGAAGTGACTCAAAGCTTCTTGGTAAAGTtaagatatataaaatgaaacttTATTCGTATATAGTATATGTGAAGACACGAAAGTACTctataatatacattttattaagaaattttaaaaatgcatatatatagatatgtatatatatatatatatatatatatataattgagaGAATCTGTTAAACTTATTTAAGAAAATGTTAAAGGATTAGCTAAATTTGACAGCATGCTAATATTTGGGATTCGATTCGATCCGATGAAAGATATCACTCCCCATTGGACGAGCTATATATCCAAAGTTCAAATTCAATACTATGTCGGGGTGAGGTGATCACTCCAAGAATCATTGGCTAGACAAACCCatgaattagaagaagaaaaaaaaaactcaaaacttccaaatatatatatttggaaaatgTAACTCCTTAACTAGTAGCTAGCTCATACAGTTCTATACACAACAGATATTTGAAAATAGAGATACTGTATATATAAGTTGTTTGTGGACCAGTGGTAGTGGTAGTGAAGTTTAAGTTGTGGTTGGACTTGGATAGGTGAGAAAAGTaaagtgaaaacaaataattaaggaAGAGGGCTAGTTCTNNNNNNNNNNNNNNNNNNNNNNNNNNNNNNNNNNNNNNNNNNNNNNNNNNNNNNNNNNNNNNNNNNNNNNNNNNNNNNNNNNNNNNNNNNNNNNNNNNNNNNNNNNNNNNNNNNNNNNNNNNNNNNNNNNNNNNNNNNNNNNNNNNNNNNNNNNNNNNNNNNNNNNNNNNNNNNNNNNNNNNNNNNNNNNNNNNNNNNNNNNNNNNNNNNNNNNNNNNNNNNNNNNNNNNNNNNNNNNNNNNNNNNNNNNNNNNNNNNNNNNNNNNNNNNNNNNNNNNNNNNNNNNNNNNNNNNNNNNNNNNNNNNNNNNNNNNNNNNNNNNNNNNNNNNNNNNNNNNNNNNNNNNNNNNNNNNNNNNNNNNNNNNNNNNNNNNNNNNNNNNNNNNNNNNNNNNNNNNNNNNNNNNNNNNNNNNNNNNNNNNNNNNNNNNNNNNNNNNNNNNNNNNNNNNNNNNNNNNNNNNNNNNNNNNNNNNNNNNNNNNNNNNNNNNNNNNNNNNNNNNNNNNNNNNNNNNNNNNNNNNNNNNNNNNNNNNNNNNNNNNNNNNNNNNNNNNNNNNNNNNNNNNNNNNNNNNNNNNNNNNNNNNNNNNNNNNNNNNNNNNNNNNNNNNNNNNNNNNNNNNNNNNNNNNNNNNNNNNNNNNNNNNNNNNNNNNNNNNNNNNNNNNNNNNNNNNNNNNNNNNNNNNNNNNNNNNNNNNNNNNNNNNNNNNNNNNNNNNNNNNNNNNNNNNNNNNNNNNNNNNNNNNNNNNNNNNNNNNNNNNNNNNNNNNNNNNNNNNNNNNNNNNNNNNNNNNNNNNNNNNNNNNNNNNNNNNNNNNNNNNNNNNNNNNNNNNNNNNNNNNNNNNNNNNNNNNNNNNNNNNNNNNNNNNNNNNNNNNNNNNNNNNNNNNNNNNNNNNNNNNNNNNNNNNNNNNNNNNNNNNNNNNNNNNNNNNNNNNNNNNNNNNNNNNNNNNNNNNNNNNNNNNNNNNNNNNNNNNNNNNNNNNNNNNNNNNNNNNNNNNNNNNNNNNNNNNNNNNNNNNNNNNNNNNNNNNNNNNNNNNNNNNNNNNNNNNNNNNNNNNNNNNNNNNNNNNNNNNNNNNNNNNNNNNNNNNNNNNNNNNNNNNNNNNNNNNNNNNNNNNNNNNNNNNNNNNNNNNNNNNNNNNNNNNNNNNNNNNNNNNNNNNNNNNNNNNNNNNNNNNNNNNNNNNNNNNNNNNNNNNNNNNNNNNNNNNNNNNNNNNNNNGGACTTGGATAGGTGAGAAAAGTaaagtgaaaacaaataattaaggaAGAGGGCTAGTTCTGAAACCCTAGACGAAAGCAACACTGCATTGCCAATAGTAGAAACAGTGCGATCACGAGATTCAACTCATTCCTACTTTCTTACTTCTTAGTATCCACTCCACTTGTAGAACTAGCTAGCCCCCCTGCCACGTGgtcctctcctcttcttttaGCTTTATGGGCCTTGTAGAGCTCGCCGGCCCCATTTGCCCATCCCATGCACATGCATCACAATATgcttttctctatattttatacatatacgAAACTACGAATACTAGCTAAAGTACCTCCTTGTCAAGGAAATGTGTCTCAAAATCTCATCTTCAAGTTCTGCTGGTAGAAAGTAAtctatttaaaatcttaaatatatCCGACTCGAGAAAACTTGAGCACttggttatatatatcatatatatatatatatatatattaaaaatattgaatatcTAACATAATTCTAATTAAGATGCGACAAGTATTGTCTAAATGATCATCTTAATTATAGTACAAATTGTTTCTAGTTTGTGTATAAGAACTGAGGCCCTCAATCAGAAAGCGGTTGCATTCAATATGATAGAATCACGTTTGGGTAGGATAGGAGaagtaaaaatgtttttggtttgtagTGTAGGAGACTAGGAGTAGGGTTTAAACGTGAGCTCTATATAAAACGTAGAGAGGCATATATAATACAGAGAGTGTGCTTTAAAAGAACGGACCGGCTGAAGAAAAAGATAATGTTGTTGTCTACGTAAAGGTTACAAAGTATCACTGTCACGTGACCACCACCATTTCTCTTTTCacattcaaaaacaaaataaaaatgtaaatatatatatggacatGAAAGTTATTGTATGATATTGATTATTCATATTTAAAGAGTTTCATATACTAGTTTTGTAAACTTATACAAACCAGTAGTTAATTAAATCgtagaagagaaacaaaaactcgTGTGACGAAAATTTTAAGATTACTTTAGAACGGAACTAGCATCTGATTCAGTTTGTGAGATAACATCgagattaatttttaatattttgaatattcagatatatcaaaaaaaaaacaaaatttgtcaaTACGTAACGTACAAGTGGACCAGACTTGAATAGCTGAGGCCCATGTTCTAATTGCAATCTAAACTGGGCTTTACGGCCCGTTAAGTTTTTCTCcatttgcatatttttatttttattttttgggggaGAAAGAGATTGCGAGTTAAACCCACACATCCATGATCCATCTTCGCAAACTGGGTAAAGTAGTTGTGTGTTCTTGTTGGCACTGTGTTTGTTACTTTCTCTCTTCGATGAATCCTCTCGGGCAAGCTTCTTTGATCATCCTAGCTTTGATTCGTCTCtaattgtaagttttttttctgtttcaatcTATTTATTCATATTATTGTAAGTCTGCATCATCAGTTACTCTAGAAAAAGTAGAACCTAATTGGATTCGTTGCTTCGATTTGGATCTCCGTTACGTTATCCAACTCCATACTTATTGAATCGGATTCTGGGATTTTGAATCGATGCTGCCTAAATTACCTCTTTTCGTATTTTAATTTAGAGGTGGAACTGAatcagtgaagaagaagaagaagaaagaaggcaACAACAATGATGCAGACTTGTTGTATCCATCAATCGTTTTGTTTCCCTCATAGGTGTGGGCATAtgttttaaaaagcttttactTCATTTGTCTGATTTGATTCTTGAAATGTTATAGTTGAATTCttgaattaataacttttgGCAGAATCATTCCAAGGATTGATGCATCATCATCCATTGGGATTAATAAGCTCCCTAAGCAGCCTTGTCAACTTGGGTTCATCAGAAAAACTCAGTCATTTGGGATTTCGAATCTAACACGGCAAAGAAGATTATATGTGAACTTGAATGCTAATGATGGTCACCCATCCATGTCTATGTTAGaacaagaagaagtagaagaagaagcatccgCTGAAAACAGCACACAGAGTCCGGGAGCTGAGCTTCCGTTTAGCAAATGGTCACCTTCTAAGTACATTTGGAGAGGCTTATCAGTCCCTATCATTGCAGGACAAGTCGTTCTCCGGATTCTTAAGGGTAAAATCCACTGGAGGAACACTCTTCAACAGCTGGAGAGAACAGGACCCAAATCTCTTGGAGTTTGTCTTCTCACTTCTACGTTTGTTGGTATGGCTTTCACGATCCAGTTCGTTAGagaattcactagactaggttTAAACAGATCCATTGGAGGCGTCTTGGCTTTAGCCTTCTCTAGAGAGCTAAGTCCAGTCATCACATCGATCGTTGTTGCTGGACGAATGGGAAGCGCGTTTGCAGCTGAGCTAGGAACAATGCAAGTCTCAGAGCAAACTGATACACTCAGGGTTTTAGGAGCTGACCCAATTGATTATCTAATCACACCAAGAGTCATCGCATCCTGTCTGGCTTTACCGTTTCTGACACTCATGTGTTTCACTGTCGGTATGGCTTCGAGCGCTCTACTCTCTGATGCGGTTTACGGGATCAGTATTAACATAATCATGGACTCTGCTCACAGAGCACTTAGACCATGGGATATTGTGAGTGCCATGATTAAATCTCAGGTCTTTGGAGCTATCATATCGGTGATTAGTTGTTCTTGGGGAGTAACCACTACGGGAGGTGCTAAAGGTGTTGGTGAATCTACAACCTCTGCAGTTGTCATGTCTCTTGTTGGAATCTTTATTGCggattttgttctttcttccttcttctttcagGGTGCTGGCGATTCTTTGAAGAACTGtgtttgacaattttttttttccatgtctTCTGATGTTCGAAAAGATGAAAGGAACATcattttagaaaacaataaaaatttgcATTCACTTGCACTTTTATGTTATGCTATGATCTTATGAAGAAACATTTTACTTGTCAATGCAGAACAAAACTATTCTTCAATTTAGAGAACGACTTATAACATGaaattattccaaaaatatagttagttttgaaaaatgaaatgagaatatggattgaaacaaaaaaggaacataaattttttggaaaataacgTTGAAAGTAAAAATGCTCTGGCCCGACCTCGACTCATCTCTTCACCTGCGGCTTTGCATAGATGAGTGTATTTGATCATACTCTCTTAATTGCTGCATCGAAACAGAAGGTTTAATACGAGTCAAAACGTCCTCAAAATGAATCTTCTTGATCCTACGAGGTTTCGAGCAAGTCTCATCGTCTCGAGCCAGCAAACCAGCTTCTTTAACCAAACCGACAAGATCAGCCCCACTAAGATTCTCACAACCCTCCATTCTCGCTATCTCATCCAGATCAACACTTGAGTCTAAAGGAACCTTCCTCGAAAGAGATTTTAGAATCAAACCTCGTTGAACAGCGTTTGGAAGAGGTAAATAGATATGTTTCCCAAACCTCCCTGGTCTTGTAACCGCAGGATCAATCTCTTGCGGTCTATTCGTTGCaccaatcacaatcacaatcacacCATCTCGTCCTTGTCCACCGCTCAGTTCAGCGAGCAACTGATTCAGTGGCCGTTCAACAACCCAAGCACCTTCTCCTGATCCACGTTTTGTTGTCAATGCATCAAACTCGTCGAGAAAGATAAGGCACGGCGAACACGACCTTGCGCTGCTAAACAGCTCCCTAATCGCTTTCTCAGTCTCTCCAACGTATTTGCTCAGAAGCTGCGGACCCTTGATGTGAATATAATTAACTCCTGCTTCGTTAGCCACGGCTTCGGCTACTAATGTTTTACCACAACCAGGTGGTCCATATAGCATAAAACCAGTCTCTGAACAGAACTCAAACCCCTCGCACTCTTCTGGATGTTTCAACGGTTTGATTATATGACGATAAAACTCTTTTCTTATATGATCAAGACCGCCTACATCTTCCCATGTTACACTAGGTATAATAGAGAACCCTTCTCTTGTTGACGAAGGTTTAGCATCTTTCAGTGCTTCCTCAAAATCCGAGGTAGTGTAGAAGAGTTTCTCCATCTCTTCAGCTGGAAACGCACATGGCTGCATACTCAACAAATGATCAATATCAGTTGAAAGTTCTGACGCTCTTGAATACACACATCTCTCCGCTGCCACTTTTGCAGCATCCTTAACCAAAAGTGTTAGATCTGCCCCGACGAATCCTGACGTCTTACGAGGTACCATTGCCATATCAAAACCTGGTTCAAGAGGACGGTTCCGTGTTATCAAAGAAAGAATCTCTTCTCTTGCCTTTTCATCTGGCACACCGAGATAGATCTCCTTGTCGAACCGTAGTGCCCTTCTCATAGCTGGATCAAGAGCGTCAACTTTATTTGTAGCTGCAATAACAATAACATGACCGCTAGTTTCGAAACCCGCCTCTTTCTCCTTTTGAAGCATGTACTCTCGATCCATGCAACTCATCAACTGTGTCAGAAGACGAGTCTCCATACCTTTCTGATGATTCTCCCTCTTTGCTGCAATCGCGTCAATCTCATCGATAAAGATAACAGAAGGAGCCTTTCTATACGCTTCAGAGAAGAGCTTTCTAACATTCTCTTCAGATTCACCCGCAACACCAGAAACAAACTCAGAAGCAGATTTCATGTTAAAAGGAAGACCAGTTTCAATACCAATGGCACGAGCCAATGTAGACTTGCCACAACCAGGTGGACCATGAAGTAAGATCCCAGAGATTGGCTTCTCTTGAAGACGTTCATAGATTTGAGGGAAAAGCAGAGGAATCTTTATACGCATTGTTAGGTCATGCAATATATCCTTTAACCCACCAAGATCCTTAAACTTCTTACCTTCGTTATTCTCTGTCTCTAATAATTCAACTTcatcagaaaccctaatttgtttCCGTGTATCATACGAAGCCCTGAGATTATCATTTGTCAAATCAAACTGTGGAGTTGACTTACCACTATCATCTAATACATTTCCATCCACGGCATCAGACCACGAGGAACCTGATGGTGAAGCTGTGGCGGCTCTCTTCAGTGATTTTGATCTTCCATTGCTTTCTTCTTCGTATTTACCGCCTACGTTCCTGGATTGGAGGATTTGGTTGACGTTAAGCAGGAGAACATGACGACTCAATCGAGCCCATTCACGGTCCTTTGAACGGAGCTCGTCGACGATTTCCTCTGGTGCTGATCCCTTCTCAGATGATTCAAGAACTAGTTTTTGGAATCTCCGATTTGCAACGCGGCCGCTCCGACCTCTTTTCACCATCGCCGGCTTTGGTATTTGTCAGATTTAGGTTAAATTGACCTAGTTCTGTTCTGTCGCTTgagaagtttttttataaaccatGTTTTTGCCGCGTTAACTCTTATTGGGCTACATAAAAAAGCCCACTAATAAACCATCCATTAATCCActactaaaattaaatataacgaataatataaaaataaaccatCCATTAATTCACTATTGGTTATCGTCTTTTTGGTCTAATTCAAAAATTTTAGGAAAcagattttggattttaacaTGAATCTACCaagtaagaaaacaataaaaagaaaataaatgggATGGGTTTTTTGGGACGTGCATGTGCATACATAATTGCAGTGGCAGGAATATTAATTGAGAAAGCCTTAATTGGTTAGGGTACTGTCCTTAGTCCT encodes the following:
- the LOC104756324 gene encoding protein TRIGALACTOSYLDIACYLGLYCEROL 1, chloroplastic-like, with product MMQTCCIHQSFCFPHRIIPRIDASSSIGINKLPKQPCQLGFIRKTQSFGISNLTRQRRLYVNLNANDGHPSMSMLEQEEVEEEASAENSTQSPGAELPFSKWSPSKYIWRGLSVPIIAGQVVLRILKGKIHWRNTLQQLERTGPKSLGVCLLTSTFVGMAFTIQFVREFTRLGLNRSIGGVLALAFSRELSPVITSIVVAGRMGSAFAAELGTMQVSEQTDTLRVLGADPIDYLITPRVIASCLALPFLTLMCFTVGMASSALLSDAVYGISINIIMDSAHRALRPWDIVSAMIKSQVFGAIISVISCSWGVTTTGGAKGVGESTTSAVVMSLVGIFIADFVLSSFFFQGAGDSLKNCV
- the LOC104756325 gene encoding cell division control protein 48 homolog C-like gives rise to the protein MVKRGRSGRVANRRFQKLVLESSEKGSAPEEIVDELRSKDREWARLSRHVLLLNVNQILQSRNVGGKYEEESNGRSKSLKRAATASPSGSSWSDAVDGNVLDDSGKSTPQFDLTNDNLRASYDTRKQIRVSDEVELLETENNEGKKFKDLGGLKDILHDLTMRIKIPLLFPQIYERLQEKPISGILLHGPPGCGKSTLARAIGIETGLPFNMKSASEFVSGVAGESEENVRKLFSEAYRKAPSVIFIDEIDAIAAKRENHQKGMETRLLTQLMSCMDREYMLQKEKEAGFETSGHVIVIAATNKVDALDPAMRRALRFDKEIYLGVPDEKAREEILSLITRNRPLEPGFDMAMVPRKTSGFVGADLTLLVKDAAKVAAERCVYSRASELSTDIDHLLSMQPCAFPAEEMEKLFYTTSDFEEALKDAKPSSTREGFSIIPSVTWEDVGGLDHIRKEFYRHIIKPLKHPEECEGFEFCSETGFMLYGPPGCGKTLVAEAVANEAGVNYIHIKGPQLLSKYVGETEKAIRELFSSARSCSPCLIFLDEFDALTTKRGSGEGAWVVERPLNQLLAELSGGQGRDGVIVIVIGATNRPQEIDPAVTRPGRFGKHIYLPLPNAVQRGLILKSLSRKVPLDSSVDLDEIARMEGCENLSGADLVGLVKEAGLLARDDETCSKPRRIKKIHFEDVLTRIKPSVSMQQLREYDQIHSSMQSRR